The DNA segment CTGGGTGCACGGCCGCCGTCACGGCCGGTTCTCCGCGGACGGCAACGTCGCGGCGATCTTCTTCGGGGCGGCCACCGAGGAACAGGCCCGGCACATCCTTGCGTATATCGCTTCGCGGGGACTCGATGCCGCGACGCCGCTTCGCACCTGCGACCCCGTCTACCCGTGGTGGCAGGTGTACCCGATGTACTATCTGGCCGGCATCGCCGACTACCACCGGACGCTCATCTGGCCCTGGCTGGGGACGCTCAACGCGCTCAACAAGGCGCGGCTCGGCGATCGGACGGCGGCGGTCAGGGATCTTGCGGAGATCGGGGACTGGTATGTTCGGTATGGCGCCGTGAACGAAGTCTACATGCCGGGCGGGATGCCGGTCTCCCGCCGATTCTACTCATCCGAAGTGCCGTTCGCGTGGAACGCGGCTATGTACGTGTACGTGCTGCGCGCGCTGGAGCTGGCGCCGTGACCGGCCGGCGCTGGGCGGTCTGGGCCGGCCTGCTGCTGCCGGTCACAGCACTCCTGGCCTTGCTGGCCGCGGCGTCCATCCACCGCGACCGCGCGGTGGCCATCGGCGCGGCGCTCGCCCGAGGCGAAACACCGCCCGTGCCCGCCGTCACGCTGCCGGCGCTCACCACGGGCGGACCGGCGGCGCGCGGCGTCGCTCTGCGCGACTTCCGGGGGCACGCGACGGTCCTGAACTTCTGGGCGTCGTGGTGCGCGCCGTGCCGTGAAGAGGCACCGCTCCTCGAGGGATTGGCGCGCGACTACCGGGATCGGGGTCTCGTCGTCGTCGGCATCGATACGCAGGACCTGGAAGCGCCCGCGCGCGCCTTTCTCGCGCGGTACGGCCTGACATATCTCAACCTGCGCGACCCCGACGGCAGCATCGGGCGGTTGTTCGGAACGACTGGCGTGCCGGAGACGTTTTTCGTCGACGCGCAGGGCCGCATCGAAGGAAAGTTTCCCGGGGAGCAGCTGGACCCGGCGGTGTGGCGGCGCGCCGCGGACGCGCTCCTGGCCGGCCGCCGGCCCGTCCCCTAGGCACGCCGCAGGCGCGGTACCCGCCCTACGGGGCGAAGGTCGGCGGCTTGGTGTCCACGCCGTCCGGTTCACGAAGCAGGCCACGCGTGCGTCCCGGGCGTCCGGTCTCGCCGTACTGCCACAGGATCCGTTTGTCCTTCCTCGCGACGACGATCACCCGGTGGTTGTAGTCGTCGTTCAGCAGGAGATCCCCGGATGGGAGTTCGAGCGCGAGCGACGGGTGGTCCAACCGTCCGGGACCGCGGGCCGGCGCGTCGGACCAGACGAGGTGGCCGTCCCTCCTCACGATCACGATCTTGCCGGGCCGGCTGTAGTCCACGACAAGATACTCGCCGGTGCGGGTGAGCTGCGTGTCCGACGGATAGGCGACCGGCAGCGGCACATGATAGAGGAGCCGGCCCGTCGCCAGATCGAGTTCGGACGCGGATTGCGTACCGATCTCCGTGACGAGGATGTTGCCGTTGGGCAGCGGCGTGTCCCCGTTGGGGTAAAGAAAGTGCCCCGGCACTTTGGTCGATGCGCGGCAGTCGCGGGTTACGCCGTACTGGCGCCGGATCCGGTGGGCGGGCGGCGGATCGAAGAGAAGGATCCGGCAGTTCTTGATGTCCGCGACGACGATGCTGCCATCGGGCAACTGGTAGGCGTCGTCCGGAGTGTTGAGGTAGCCGTCCGCGGACCCGGGCTTTCCGGGATGGCCGTACTGCCAGACGACGTGCCGGGTCCGGTAGTCGATAATCGTGATCGTGTGGTTGTCTTCCTCGTTGGTGATGATGGTTCGCCCGGCGGGCGTGTAGAACGCATCGTCGGGGTCGTGGAACGACTGCCCGGGCCGGAGGTCGCCCGGCCGCGGGAATTCCCAGACGATGCGCTTGTCCGGTGTGACCTCGATGATGCGGTCGTTGCCGGCGTCGGCGATCAGGATGTTGCCGGACAACACCGGTCCGTTGACCCCGGGCGGCGCGCCCGCCGCTCGCGAGGCGACGAGAACGCCGCCTGGGCCGGCGCCGGGCCCCAAGAGCAGGAGCGCGGCGAGGATCGGAACGGCGAGGGACCCGGCGGGTTGGCGGAGGGGACCTCTGTTCGGCACCATGGGCACACGATAGCACACGATGGGCCGCGGTTGATTCCGTGATGCCTCAAAAGTCCTGGTCACCGAAGTAGGGGGTGATGCCTCATAATGGTGGTCACCCAGCATCCGTCCTTGATGCCCTGGTCTTTGCCCTGCCCACGGCCGCCGCGCGTGGATGCGTCGCCGTCTCGCCCTGACGAGGCTCATGTGTCGGCCCTCCTGCCGTCGGCGAGTTTCCAGAGGGCGTCGAGGCGGGTTTGAAGATCCGCGCGCAACCGGACGGGATTGAGCTGCTGAAACTGGGCGGCGAGGGCGGAGCTCCGCTCCGGGGGGAGGACGCCGCTAGCCAACAGTCGGCGGTAGGGCGTCTGCGCACGATCGTACCGCTTGACGACGCGGGCACCGTGGCGCTCTTTGGAGACCAATTTGCGGACGGGCTGAAAGAAATTCACGTAGAGTCGGAGCAGCTCGTGCACGTCCTTCAGCGCGGCGAACGCCGGGCGGGTGCTGTAGCGATCGTACCCGATGTACCGGCGGAGCACGGAGCCGTTGCGCTGCTCGACATAGGCCTGATCGTTCTTGCGATAGGGGCGGCCGCGGGTAAAGGGGATGCCCTGGTCGCGACACCACGGCACCACGATATGGTTGAGGAACTCGCTGCCGTTGTCGGTATGCAGGCTGAGCAAGGGCATCGGCAGGGCGTGGCGGGCGAGATGGACGGCGGTGCCGACGCGGTGGTGGCCCTTGCCCCACACGGCCTGCAGCTCGGTCCAGCCGGTGGCGACGTCGATGGCGAGCAGCGAGGTGAGGTAGAAGCCGTGCGTGCTGTCCCCACAGTGCGCGAGCAGATCCGCCTGCACGTGACCGGGGGGCACATTGGTCCACTCCCCGAAGGTGCGCAGCGGGACTTGGGTCCGCAGCGCAGCGAGGCTCGGGCTGGTCGTCACGAGGCCGCGGCGGCGGTACTGCCGGCGGACGGGGCGCAAGAGCCGATCGATCGTGGCGGGACTGATGCGCAGGAGGGCGGTGCGCCGCTCAGCCGAGAGCGTCACCTCGTCGTGCCGCTCCAGGGTCTCGATCAGTTCCGGGAGAAAAGGCGCCAAGCGCTTGGAGCAGAGGTAGTCGCTGGCTTCCCACACCTGCTCCAACGCGGGCCGCAAGGTGCTCAGGTACTCGTGGGGGCGGCCGGCCCGACGGCGCGCTCGTTTCAGCGGGTGCCGCAGCAGGCGCATGGCGACTTTGCGATCCCGTTTGGTGACCCGGCAGAACTCATCCAAGAGCCCACTCTTGTCCCGGCGTGAGGCCAGGTGATAACGCGGACGAAGAGATGCGGCGTATTCGCGGACACTGAGAGGACCCACGTTGCCTCCTGGGCGCCGGTGACCGGCATTTTGAGGCAACGGTTCGCTCTTCGGTGTCGATAATTTTGAGGCACTTCGGAGTCTTGACAAATATTCGCGACCTCCGTAGACTTTGCCCCAAGATGGTTGATGGACATCCTCGTCGGTTGACCTGCATCTGTCCGTGGCGGAGGCAGCCTGTGCCTGCGCCCGGAACCGTGTAATTCCGCCAGGCTTCCTCCGCAGCCCCCATATGTAAGGCCGGTGTTCAAGGCCGACGTACGCGCGCGCCGGGCTGGCGTCGCGCGCGCGCGGCGGGCATGTCGCGGTCTGTCC comes from the bacterium genome and includes:
- a CDS encoding transposase, producing MDEFCRVTKRDRKVAMRLLRHPLKRARRRAGRPHEYLSTLRPALEQVWEASDYLCSKRLAPFLPELIETLERHDEVTLSAERRTALLRISPATIDRLLRPVRRQYRRRGLVTTSPSLAALRTQVPLRTFGEWTNVPPGHVQADLLAHCGDSTHGFYLTSLLAIDVATGWTELQAVWGKGHHRVGTAVHLARHALPMPLLSLHTDNGSEFLNHIVVPWCRDQGIPFTRGRPYRKNDQAYVEQRNGSVLRRYIGYDRYSTRPAFAALKDVHELLRLYVNFFQPVRKLVSKERHGARVVKRYDRAQTPYRRLLASGVLPPERSSALAAQFQQLNPVRLRADLQTRLDALWKLADGRRADT
- a CDS encoding TlpA disulfide reductase family protein translates to MTGRRWAVWAGLLLPVTALLALLAAASIHRDRAVAIGAALARGETPPVPAVTLPALTTGGPAARGVALRDFRGHATVLNFWASWCAPCREEAPLLEGLARDYRDRGLVVVGIDTQDLEAPARAFLARYGLTYLNLRDPDGSIGRLFGTTGVPETFFVDAQGRIEGKFPGEQLDPAVWRRAADALLAGRRPVP